From Megalobrama amblycephala isolate DHTTF-2021 linkage group LG24, ASM1881202v1, whole genome shotgun sequence, the proteins below share one genomic window:
- the lrrc38a gene encoding leucine-rich repeat-containing protein 38: MFSCVRWLQPFLALLSSTLLTWGYNCPSSCLCPDHHTVDCTDQGLTRLPDSIPLDVRRLLLSNNWIPWIPSDFLVLYSDLVYLDLRNNSLTRLEPGTLSTSSRLVYLDLGSNNLTEIPSGTFGDSRSLIKLRLGNNPYLNMISKDAFLGLTSLRELELERNALSGLDVGVLSQLPSLRVIRLEGNPWLCNCNFAKLFLWLLENRHKLPTGLEGMECSLPVDGRQVSLSVLSEDSFRECRGLLTLTDYLIVIFSGICISVAAIIASFFLASTIHCFQRLKSKRTDEEEAED, encoded by the exons TGTCCGTTGGCTTCAGCCTTTCCTTGCCTTGCTATCCTCTACCTTGTTAACTTGGGGGTATAACTGCCCATCTAGCTGCTTGTGTCCGGACCATCACACTGTGGACTGCACTGATCAAGGACTCACCCGTCTTCCAGACTCCATCCCTTTGGACGTACGGAGACTCCTTCTGTCTAACAACTGGATTCCCTGGATCCCTTCTGATTTCCTGGTTCTCTACAGTGATTTGGTCTACCTGGATCTGAGAAATAACTCCTTAACGAGGCTGGAGCCTGGGACTCTGAGCACATCCTCCAGACTGGTCTATCTAGACCTGGGGAGCAACAACTTGACTGAGATTCCCTCGGGAACTTTTGGGGATTCCCGTAGTCTGATCAAGCTACGGCTGGGAAACAATCCGTATTTGAATATGATCAGCAAGGATGCCTTCTTGGGCCTCACCTCCTTACGAGAGCTCGAGCTGGAGAGGAATGCCCTCTCTGGCCTGGACGTCGGGGTGTTGAGCCAGTTACCTTCCTTGCGGGTGATACGCCTGGAAGGGAACCCCTGGTTGTGCAATTGCAACTTTGCCAAACTCTTCCTGTGGCTGTTGGAAAATCGTCACAAGCTCCCAACTG GGTTGGAGGGTATGGAGTGCTCTCTTCCAGTGGACGGGCGGCAGGTGTCACTCAGTGTTCTTTCTGAGGACAGTTTCCGGGAGTGTCGGGGATTGCTGACTCTCACTGATTATCTCATAGTGATTTTTTCTGGAATTTGTATTTCGGTGGCAGCCATTATTGCCAGTTTCTTTCTGGCTTCCACTATCCACTGTTTCCAACGGCTCAAATCCAAAAGGACAGATGAAGAGGAGGCAGAGGACTGA